One Clostridium novyi NT genomic window carries:
- a CDS encoding MazG-like family protein, with protein sequence MKNEDFNIMTNIKIIENLKAELLCIIGDFFKLLSRGSNVAQNAILECISGAIIILYLLGDKLGYSYNEIDENIDTKLKIGISEEDIIEKESKGLTRLQRHFKR encoded by the coding sequence ATGAAAAACGAAGATTTTAATATTATGACTAATATAAAAATAATAGAAAATCTAAAGGCTGAACTTCTATGCATAATAGGAGATTTTTTTAAATTATTATCAAGAGGAAGTAACGTTGCACAAAATGCAATTTTAGAATGTATTTCAGGGGCTATAATAATTTTATATTTATTAGGGGATAAACTAGGTTATTCCTATAATGAAATAGATGAGAATATAGATACTAAATTAAAAATAGGTATTAGTGAAGAGGATATAATAGAAAAGGAAAGTAAAGGATTAACTAGATTACAAAGACATTTTAAAAGATAA
- a CDS encoding DegV family protein: MAIRIVTDSGSDLPKDIIEKYNIKFLPLYVYVNDEPYLDGVTIEHKEVYDGMRKGNMYKTAQIPPNVFYDAFKECAENNDTCIYIGFSSELSGTYQSSMIAKEDILEEYPDFDIHVIDTKSASLGLGLVVYKAAQMVMEGKTKEEVLEAIEFNSKHMEGIFTVDDLEYLYKGGRVSRGSAVIGGLLNIKPILNIEKGKLIPIDKVRGRKKVLKKILELVRERGVDLENQTIAISHGDDIEAAEKVKEIFKEEFGSKDFLISTIGGVIGSHVGPGTVAVFFLNDIK; encoded by the coding sequence ATGGCAATAAGAATAGTAACTGATAGCGGGTCTGATTTACCTAAAGATATTATTGAAAAGTATAATATTAAGTTTTTACCCTTATATGTATATGTTAACGATGAACCATATTTAGACGGCGTAACTATTGAACATAAAGAAGTTTATGATGGTATGAGAAAGGGCAATATGTATAAGACAGCCCAAATACCACCAAATGTATTTTATGATGCTTTTAAAGAGTGTGCTGAAAACAATGATACATGTATTTATATAGGTTTTTCGTCAGAACTTTCAGGAACTTATCAATCATCAATGATAGCAAAGGAAGATATTTTAGAAGAATATCCTGATTTTGATATACATGTTATAGATACAAAATCTGCATCACTGGGACTTGGACTTGTGGTTTATAAGGCTGCTCAAATGGTTATGGAAGGAAAGACTAAAGAAGAGGTCTTAGAAGCTATTGAGTTTAACAGTAAACATATGGAAGGAATCTTTACTGTTGATGATTTAGAATATCTATATAAAGGCGGAAGAGTAAGTAGGGGTTCTGCCGTAATAGGTGGACTTTTAAATATTAAACCTATATTAAATATAGAAAAGGGTAAACTAATTCCTATAGATAAAGTTAGAGGAAGAAAAAAAGTTTTAAAGAAAATTTTAGAGTTAGTAAGAGAACGTGGTGTGGATTTAGAAAATCAAACAATAGCAATATCTCATGGAGATGATATAGAAGCAGCAGAAAAAGTAAAGGAAATCTTTAAAGAAGAATTTGGCTCAAAGGATTTCTTAATAAGTACCATTGGAGGAGTAATAGGCTCCCATGTAGGACCTGGAACTGTTGCAGTATTTTTTCTTAACGATATTAAATAA
- a CDS encoding YybS family protein codes for MKRQSYSPKAIAETGIMFVIIMLIMLITTTIPALTFIGMFILPIPIILLYTRYNFKVAFTAIIMSIIVMSLFFGPVTALASGISYGLTGCAFGYCIRNKKKNTVLLTIVSGSILIGNIITYLIYALFIGKQGIVSTLNYSIEKIRQYYIDINAIYIGQNGSPDVANKINQLIDLINFKNVLIVLPIVLIINSLIQGYINHIITYKILARLKVQMKKPIPASEFYVSNRIIALSIIITCLGVILKSRGIMWAGYLRYIFQYISIILVTFDGISYLTYILRRKYKKSKGLTIIILIIGFVMPLFQQLYLVLGSADILLNLRGLDPDPIRKVKSRE; via the coding sequence ATGAAAAGACAAAGTTATTCACCAAAAGCAATAGCTGAAACAGGTATTATGTTTGTAATTATAATGTTGATAATGCTTATAACAACTACAATACCTGCTTTAACTTTTATAGGGATGTTTATTTTGCCGATTCCAATAATACTGCTTTATACTAGATATAACTTTAAAGTTGCTTTTACTGCTATAATTATGAGCATAATAGTAATGAGCCTATTTTTTGGACCTGTAACAGCACTAGCTTCTGGAATATCTTATGGATTAACTGGTTGTGCATTTGGATATTGCATAAGGAATAAAAAGAAAAATACAGTATTGTTAACTATAGTTTCAGGTTCCATATTAATAGGAAATATAATAACATATCTAATATATGCTTTATTCATAGGAAAGCAAGGCATAGTAAGTACTTTAAATTATTCTATAGAAAAGATAAGACAATATTATATAGATATAAATGCTATATATATTGGGCAAAACGGATCTCCTGATGTAGCGAATAAAATTAATCAATTAATAGATTTAATAAATTTTAAAAATGTACTTATAGTTTTACCCATAGTGCTTATTATAAATAGTCTGATACAAGGGTATATAAACCACATAATAACTTACAAAATTTTAGCTAGACTTAAAGTTCAAATGAAAAAACCTATTCCTGCTAGTGAATTTTATGTATCTAATAGAATTATTGCTTTAAGTATAATAATAACTTGTTTAGGGGTAATATTAAAATCAAGAGGAATTATGTGGGCTGGGTACTTAAGATATATATTTCAATACATAAGCATAATACTAGTTACTTTTGATGGAATTAGTTATTTAACATATATTTTAAGAAGAAAATATAAAAAATCTAAGGGCTTAACTATAATTATATTGATTATTGGGTTCGTTATGCCGTTGTTTCAACAACTTTATTTAGTTTTAGGAAGTGCAGATATATTGTTAAATCTAAGGGGACTTGATCCTGACCCAATAAGAAAGGTAAAATCGAGGGAGTAA
- the hsp18 gene encoding heat shock protein Hsp18 has translation MFEMIPFRNHGNLRRREDFFNNLFDNFFNDDFFPKTMNNGFNVDVRDTENAYLVEADLPGMKKENLDLYYENGYLTISAKREDSIEDKDDENNYVRRERHYGEFKRSFFINDIDEDNIEANFENGVLKLVLPKKNNRNQKRIEIK, from the coding sequence ATGTTTGAAATGATTCCTTTTAGAAACCATGGAAATTTAAGAAGGAGAGAAGACTTTTTCAATAATTTATTTGATAACTTCTTTAATGATGACTTCTTTCCAAAAACTATGAACAATGGATTTAATGTAGATGTTAGAGACACTGAAAATGCTTACTTAGTTGAGGCTGATCTTCCTGGAATGAAAAAAGAAAATTTAGACCTTTACTATGAAAATGGATATTTAACAATTTCAGCAAAACGTGAAGATTCTATAGAAGATAAAGATGATGAAAATAACTATGTAAGACGTGAAAGACATTATGGAGAATTTAAAAGAAGTTTCTTTATAAATGATATTGATGAAGATAATATTGAGGCTAATTTTGAAAATGGTGTTTTAAAATTAGTTCTTCCAAAGAAAAATAACAGAAATCAAAAAAGAATAGAAATTAAATAA
- a CDS encoding DHH family phosphoesterase, translated as MNNNYFFRNKVYIVIMLGTISLFFILGHVKIGGILLFGYLNFLLYKFKSSKVKNDEWEKFIEDFSAKMDIYSKNLLIKSPFPLVIAENTGDILWYNKKFLEIFEKGEFIARNLKDIINDTNINKILNGEKEIFKYVNIKNKHYNIFANTSENQGTNGKDNSSIIFYFCDVTHEVELMREIKENNHIIMLIDVDNLDDVLKTTEEDNAVLLSAEIERTIKNYAQSLNSMIIKYSSSRYVVVSYYKDIQEEMNKNFDILDDIREINYGNKLTVTLSVGVGIGGETPLQNYEFAASAKDLALSRGGDQVVVKNKDNLQFYGGKTKEFEKRTKVRARVIAHALVNLINESSNIYIMGHVSPDIDALGAAIGIRSVVTTLGKRGRIILDGVNTGIENAIDRIKKNNLYDETFISSEGAINSHDKNSLLILVDVNSKEYVQSKEVLKHIDRVVVIDHHRKSTEAVEDALLSYIEPYASSTCELVTEMLQYMIESPKKNISPFEAEMMLAGIYIDTKNFYFKTGVRTFEAAAYLRQLGADIIDVKKMFAGHLETYIKKAEIMSLAEVKDDIAIAICPPDINDNILVAQAADELLNITGVQASFVIAKINNSVFISARSFGDINVQVILETLGGGGHMTMAGTKLQNISIEEAKEKLQNAIYEYLGEGE; from the coding sequence ATGAATAATAACTATTTTTTTAGAAATAAGGTTTATATAGTCATTATGTTAGGTACTATCTCTCTTTTTTTTATACTAGGTCATGTAAAAATAGGAGGTATTCTTCTTTTTGGTTACTTGAATTTTCTTTTATATAAATTTAAGAGTTCTAAAGTGAAAAATGATGAATGGGAAAAATTTATAGAAGATTTTTCAGCTAAGATGGATATATACTCGAAGAATTTACTTATAAAATCACCTTTTCCATTGGTCATTGCAGAAAATACAGGGGATATTTTATGGTACAATAAAAAATTTTTAGAGATATTTGAAAAGGGAGAATTTATAGCAAGGAACTTAAAGGATATAATAAATGACACAAATATAAATAAGATTTTAAATGGCGAGAAAGAAATTTTTAAGTATGTAAATATAAAAAATAAACATTATAATATATTTGCAAACACTAGTGAAAATCAAGGTACTAATGGTAAAGATAATAGTTCTATAATTTTTTATTTTTGTGATGTTACACATGAAGTAGAACTTATGAGAGAAATCAAAGAAAATAATCACATAATTATGTTAATAGATGTGGATAATTTAGATGATGTTTTAAAAACTACAGAAGAAGATAATGCAGTTTTATTGTCTGCAGAAATAGAAAGAACTATAAAAAATTATGCTCAAAGTTTGAATTCCATGATTATAAAATATTCTTCAAGTAGATATGTTGTAGTTTCGTATTACAAAGATATACAAGAAGAAATGAATAAGAATTTTGATATATTAGATGATATTAGAGAAATAAACTATGGAAATAAGCTAACTGTTACTTTAAGCGTTGGAGTTGGTATTGGTGGAGAAACACCACTTCAAAATTATGAATTTGCAGCATCTGCTAAGGATTTAGCTTTAAGTAGAGGTGGAGACCAGGTTGTAGTAAAAAATAAAGATAATCTACAATTTTATGGTGGTAAAACTAAAGAATTCGAAAAAAGGACTAAGGTAAGGGCGAGGGTTATTGCTCATGCATTAGTTAATCTTATAAATGAAAGTAGTAATATTTATATAATGGGACACGTGAGCCCAGATATTGATGCTCTAGGAGCTGCCATTGGAATTAGAAGTGTTGTTACAACCCTGGGCAAAAGAGGTAGGATAATATTAGATGGCGTAAATACAGGTATAGAAAATGCAATAGATAGAATCAAAAAAAATAATTTGTATGATGAGACTTTTATATCTTCAGAAGGAGCTATAAATTCTCATGATAAAAATAGTTTACTTATACTTGTAGATGTTAATAGTAAAGAATATGTGCAAAGTAAAGAAGTTTTAAAGCACATAGATAGAGTAGTTGTTATAGATCATCATAGAAAATCAACTGAGGCTGTAGAGGATGCTCTTTTAAGTTATATAGAACCTTATGCATCTTCAACTTGTGAACTTGTCACAGAAATGTTACAGTACATGATAGAAAGTCCTAAAAAGAATATAAGTCCATTCGAAGCTGAAATGATGCTGGCGGGGATTTATATAGATACTAAGAATTTTTATTTTAAAACTGGAGTTAGAACTTTTGAGGCAGCTGCATACCTAAGACAGCTTGGAGCTGATATAATAGATGTAAAGAAGATGTTTGCAGGTCACCTTGAGACTTATATTAAAAAAGCAGAAATCATGAGTTTAGCAGAAGTTAAGGATGATATAGCTATAGCTATTTGTCCACCTGATATAAATGATAATATATTAGTGGCTCAGGCAGCTGATGAATTATTAAATATTACAGGGGTTCAGGCATCTTTTGTTATTGCTAAAATAAATAATAGTGTATTTATAAGCGCAAGGTCTTTTGGAGACATAAATGTTCAAGTTATACTCGAAACATTAGGTGGCGGTGGACATATGACAATGGCAGGAACAAAACTGCAAAATATATCTATAGAAGAGGCAAAGGAAAAATTGCAAAATGCTATTTATGAATACTTAGGGGAAGGTGAATAA
- a CDS encoding DegV family protein: MDIKIVADSSCDLSQELKEEMNIDIAPLTLILEGKEYIDNEELNVSEYIENMANCKTSPKTACPSPQDYIEKYKGEESVFVVPLSSKLSGSYNSAVLAKNLFLDEIGNKFIHVFDSVTASVGQTIISLKINELSKLNLGELEIVEKVNKYISEMKTFFLLESLDHLAKAGRLNPIIAKVANMLSIKPIMGSNDDGTIRMVEKTRGYKKAFKRFIDIIGEEGSNLEQKVLGIAHCNCLERALQFKEEVLKRYNFKDIVVVEMSGLSTTYADNGGLVIAF, from the coding sequence ATGGATATAAAAATTGTTGCAGATAGTAGTTGTGATTTATCACAGGAATTAAAAGAAGAAATGAACATCGACATTGCTCCTTTAACATTAATTTTAGAGGGCAAAGAATATATAGACAATGAAGAATTAAATGTATCAGAATATATTGAGAATATGGCAAACTGTAAGACATCACCTAAAACAGCATGTCCTTCTCCACAAGATTATATAGAAAAATATAAAGGAGAAGAAAGTGTATTTGTAGTGCCATTATCATCAAAATTAAGTGGAAGCTACAACAGTGCTGTACTTGCTAAGAATTTATTTTTAGATGAAATAGGAAACAAATTCATTCATGTATTTGATTCTGTTACAGCATCAGTAGGTCAAACTATAATATCTCTTAAAATAAATGAGCTTTCAAAGCTTAATTTAGGAGAATTAGAAATTGTAGAAAAGGTTAATAAATACATAAGTGAAATGAAAACATTTTTCTTATTAGAAAGTTTAGATCACCTAGCAAAGGCAGGAAGATTAAATCCTATTATTGCAAAGGTTGCAAACATGTTATCTATAAAACCAATTATGGGTTCTAATGATGATGGAACTATAAGAATGGTTGAAAAGACTAGAGGTTATAAAAAAGCCTTCAAGAGATTTATAGATATAATCGGAGAAGAAGGAAGCAACTTAGAGCAAAAGGTACTTGGAATTGCTCATTGCAATTGTCTTGAAAGAGCTCTTCAATTTAAAGAAGAGGTTTTAAAGAGATATAATTTTAAGGACATAGTAGTTGTTGAAATGTCTGGACTAAGCACAACTTATGCAGATAATGGAGGTCTTGTAATAGCGTTTTAG
- the rplI gene encoding 50S ribosomal protein L9, protein MKVILLKDVKGKGKKGEVINASDGYARNFLLPRGLGEEATDSNMHILNRQKEAERKKKLEETEAAQALAESLRNKELKMIGKAGENGRLFGAITNKDIATELKKQFKVDIDKKKVVTETIKQLGEYEVELKLYPEISTKIKVIISEK, encoded by the coding sequence ATGAAGGTAATTTTATTAAAAGATGTAAAGGGAAAAGGTAAAAAGGGAGAAGTTATAAATGCATCAGATGGATATGCAAGAAACTTTTTATTACCAAGAGGACTTGGAGAAGAAGCTACAGATTCAAATATGCACATACTAAATAGACAAAAAGAAGCAGAAAGAAAGAAGAAGTTAGAAGAAACAGAAGCAGCTCAAGCATTAGCTGAAAGTTTAAGAAATAAAGAATTAAAAATGATTGGTAAAGCAGGAGAAAATGGAAGATTATTTGGAGCTATAACAAACAAGGATATAGCAACAGAATTAAAAAAACAATTTAAAGTTGATATAGATAAAAAGAAAGTTGTTACAGAAACAATAAAACAATTAGGTGAATATGAAGTTGAATTAAAACTTTACCCAGAAATATCTACTAAGATAAAAGTAATTATTTCAGAAAAATAA
- a CDS encoding replicative DNA helicase — protein METPLRVLPHNIQAEQTVLGCMIKDKTSIAQSAEALRGEDFYRESHQIIFNAIYELYSKDIPVDMVTLIEKLKSTDKLQIVGGITYITELSNSVESTINVNSYIKIVEEKSILRKLIKASADITEECYLNQEDVPSVLDKAEKRVFDIAEKRTSSDFEPISNVLERGFEQIEKIFNNKGETTGIPSGFPELDAKTSGFQPGDMILIAARPSMGKTTFAINIAEYAAIREGKNVVVFSLEMSKEQLAYKILCSEANVDMLKLRTGELEDGDWERIAKASGPIAASNIYIDDTAGVSVMEMRSKCRRLKIEHGIDLIVIDYLQLMSGSSGSESRQQEVSEISRSIKALAKEMHCPVIALSQLSRAPEQRADHRPMLSDLRESGSIEQDADLVMFLYRDEYYNKETEDKNIAECIIAKQRNGPVGTVKLAWLGQYSKFGRLDIIHQE, from the coding sequence ATGGAAACACCTCTTAGAGTTTTGCCACATAATATACAGGCTGAACAAACAGTACTTGGATGTATGATTAAAGACAAAACATCTATTGCTCAATCAGCAGAGGCTTTAAGGGGAGAAGATTTTTATAGGGAAAGTCATCAGATTATATTTAATGCTATATATGAGCTTTACTCAAAAGACATTCCTGTAGATATGGTAACATTAATAGAGAAATTAAAATCTACTGATAAGTTACAAATTGTAGGCGGAATTACTTATATAACGGAATTAAGTAATTCCGTCGAATCAACTATAAACGTAAATTCATACATAAAAATTGTTGAAGAAAAATCTATTTTAAGAAAGCTTATAAAAGCTTCAGCAGATATTACAGAAGAGTGTTACTTAAATCAAGAAGATGTACCAAGTGTACTTGATAAAGCGGAAAAAAGAGTATTTGATATAGCAGAAAAGAGAACTTCAAGTGATTTTGAACCTATAAGTAATGTTCTCGAAAGAGGCTTTGAGCAAATAGAAAAGATTTTTAATAATAAGGGAGAAACAACAGGAATTCCATCAGGTTTTCCAGAGCTTGATGCAAAAACATCAGGATTTCAACCAGGTGATATGATATTAATTGCAGCAAGACCTTCTATGGGAAAAACAACATTTGCTATAAATATAGCTGAATACGCAGCTATAAGAGAAGGTAAAAATGTTGTTGTGTTCTCACTTGAAATGTCAAAAGAACAATTAGCATATAAAATACTTTGTTCAGAAGCAAACGTAGATATGTTAAAACTAAGAACTGGTGAATTAGAAGATGGGGATTGGGAACGAATAGCTAAGGCTTCAGGACCTATTGCAGCATCAAATATTTATATAGATGATACTGCGGGTGTATCTGTTATGGAAATGAGATCTAAGTGCAGAAGATTAAAAATAGAACATGGAATAGACCTTATAGTAATAGACTATCTTCAACTTATGAGTGGAAGTTCAGGTTCTGAAAGTAGACAACAAGAGGTATCTGAAATATCAAGATCCATAAAAGCACTGGCAAAGGAAATGCATTGTCCAGTTATAGCATTATCACAGTTATCTCGTGCTCCAGAGCAAAGAGCAGATCACAGACCTATGTTATCTGACCTTAGAGAATCAGGTTCAATAGAGCAGGATGCTGACCTTGTTATGTTCTTATATAGAGATGAGTATTATAACAAGGAAACTGAAGACAAAAATATAGCAGAATGTATAATTGCAAAACAAAGAAACGGTCCAGTTGGAACTGTAAAACTTGCTTGGCTTGGACAGTACAGTAAGTTTGGTAGATTAGATATTATACATCAAGAATAA
- the rpsR gene encoding 30S ribosomal protein S18: MALNKKGAKRRRKKVCAFCADKSSSIDYKDVNKLRKYVTERGKILPRRISGNCAKHQRELTLAIKRARNVALLPFTTD, encoded by the coding sequence AAAAAGGTGCAAAAAGAAGAAGAAAAAAAGTTTGTGCTTTTTGTGCAGATAAATCATCTTCAATAGATTACAAAGATGTAAACAAGTTAAGAAAGTATGTTACAGAAAGAGGAAAGATACTTCCAAGAAGAATTTCTGGTAACTGTGCTAAGCACCAAAGAGAATTAACTTTAGCAATAAAGAGAGCTAGAAACGTAGCTTTATTACCATTTACAACAGACTAA
- the lonC gene encoding Lon family ATP-dependent protease gives MPLEVQVDVLEDIMRKIMDDKTIRTRVIKYKLNKQLHSNDIYKKTYAINKIVSDGKGIDVVPDEENIVMALENTKVHIAEVVARKYVENSIEKDVEKAIIEKQEKYIEDVRLGIIRKRKGSENGKTLKKYSKLKELDSIKLTNNILSMLRPSSFSEIVGQERPIKSLISKLASPYPQHIILYGPPGVGKTTAARLALEEVKKLKHTPFGESAKFVEVDGTTLRWDPREIANPLLGSVHDPIYQGSKRDLAEIGVPEPKPGLVTEAHGGVLFIDEIGELDTILQNKLLKVLEDKRVEFSSSYYDPDDENIPKYIKYLFENGAPADFVLIGATTREPKDINPALRSRCTEVYFEPLSAGDIKNIVENAALRLNINLEEGVSSLISKYTIEGRKAVNILADAYGYVLYNKNISEGEVTITVKDLEEIISISRLTPFEEKLNNEKGEVGHIYGLGVSGYIGSTIEIEAAIFEAKDKGKGSVRFNDTAGSMAKDSVFNAASVIRKITDKDIKDYDIHVNAVGGGRIDGPSAGAAITICIISALLNKSIRQDVAVTGEISLRGKVKPVGGIFEKVYGARRKGIKCVVIPKDNLREVPTGLNDIEIKAVDNIEELIKIVFEE, from the coding sequence ATGCCTCTTGAGGTTCAAGTAGATGTTTTAGAGGATATTATGAGAAAAATTATGGATGATAAAACTATAAGAACTAGAGTTATAAAGTATAAACTTAATAAACAATTACACTCAAATGATATATATAAAAAAACTTATGCTATAAATAAGATCGTTAGTGACGGTAAGGGAATTGATGTAGTTCCAGATGAAGAAAACATAGTAATGGCTTTAGAAAATACAAAAGTTCATATTGCCGAAGTAGTAGCAAGAAAATATGTTGAAAATAGCATAGAAAAAGATGTTGAAAAGGCCATTATAGAAAAGCAAGAAAAATATATAGAAGATGTTAGACTTGGAATAATTAGAAAGAGAAAAGGTTCTGAAAATGGAAAAACTCTTAAAAAATATTCTAAACTTAAGGAATTAGATTCTATAAAATTGACCAATAATATACTATCTATGTTAAGACCTAGTAGCTTTTCAGAAATAGTAGGTCAAGAAAGACCAATAAAGTCTTTAATATCAAAACTTGCATCACCTTATCCGCAACATATAATTTTATACGGACCTCCAGGAGTAGGCAAGACTACAGCTGCAAGACTTGCACTAGAAGAAGTAAAAAAACTTAAACATACTCCTTTTGGAGAAAGTGCAAAGTTCGTAGAAGTAGATGGAACAACACTAAGATGGGATCCAAGAGAAATTGCAAACCCGCTTTTAGGTTCTGTACATGATCCTATATATCAAGGAAGTAAAAGAGATTTAGCTGAAATTGGTGTTCCTGAACCAAAGCCAGGTTTAGTTACTGAAGCTCATGGTGGGGTTTTATTTATTGATGAAATTGGAGAACTTGATACTATACTTCAAAATAAACTTTTAAAAGTATTAGAAGATAAAAGAGTAGAGTTTTCATCATCATATTATGATCCAGATGATGAGAACATACCTAAATATATAAAATACTTATTTGAAAATGGTGCTCCTGCCGATTTTGTATTAATTGGTGCTACAACTAGAGAACCAAAAGATATAAATCCAGCATTAAGATCAAGATGCACAGAAGTTTATTTTGAACCTTTATCAGCAGGTGATATAAAGAACATAGTAGAAAATGCTGCCCTTAGACTTAACATAAACCTAGAAGAAGGTGTAAGTAGTTTAATAAGCAAGTATACTATAGAGGGAAGAAAAGCTGTAAATATTTTAGCTGATGCCTATGGATATGTTTTATATAATAAAAATATATCAGAAGGCGAAGTTACAATAACAGTAAAGGATCTTGAAGAGATAATATCAATATCAAGATTAACTCCTTTTGAAGAAAAGTTAAATAATGAAAAAGGAGAAGTTGGTCATATTTATGGACTTGGAGTTAGTGGATATATTGGCTCAACAATAGAAATTGAAGCTGCTATATTTGAAGCTAAGGATAAGGGAAAAGGTTCTGTAAGATTTAACGATACAGCGGGAAGTATGGCAAAGGACTCTGTATTTAATGCTGCATCTGTTATTAGAAAAATTACAGACAAAGATATAAAAGATTATGACATTCATGTTAACGCAGTAGGTGGTGGAAGAATAGATGGTCCATCAGCAGGTGCTGCTATAACAATTTGTATTATAAGTGCTCTTTTAAATAAATCAATAAGACAAGATGTTGCAGTAACTGGTGAAATATCATTAAGAGGAAAAGTAAAACCAGTAGGTGGCATATTTGAAAAGGTATATGGTGCAAGAAGAAAAGGCATTAAATGTGTAGTTATACCAAAGGATAATTTAAGAGAAGTACCAACAGGTCTTAATGACATAGAAATTAAAGCTGTAGATAATATTGAGGAACTAATTAAGATTGTTTTTGAAGAATAA
- a CDS encoding homoserine dehydrogenase — translation MKKVSIALLGLGNVGRGVWKILDANKEEIRERSGYEIEVSKILVRDRNKNRGIDVPDKIITTNADEIFEDENIKIVVELMGGVDPAKEYMIRAMKNKKHVVTANKLAVATCGSELLKTAQEENVRLCYEASVAGGIPIIHGLSESLTANKIEQIVGIINGTTNYILTKMRLDNMDFKEALKEAQEKGYAEADPTSDVEGYDAVYKLAILTYLAFGKKVNVDSIYREGIQKIESVDIDYAKEFGYVIKLLAIVKDVNDTLELRVHPTMIPERHPLANVNDSFNAIFLKGNAVGDLMMYGRGAGDLPTGSAVVGDIISVLRNETDPLFKLSKHKLGNVKKVSSMEDTECEYYIRMTVNDEPGVLGNIAGILGKHDVSLLSVIQKAKEEESVKLVFITHKTLEGNINKSMEEMKKLSSVQSIENIIRVEKLQ, via the coding sequence ATGAAAAAAGTAAGCATTGCATTATTAGGACTTGGAAATGTAGGTAGGGGAGTATGGAAGATACTAGATGCAAATAAAGAGGAGATAAGAGAAAGATCTGGTTACGAAATAGAAGTTTCTAAAATATTAGTTAGGGATAGAAACAAAAATAGGGGCATAGATGTACCAGATAAAATAATAACAACTAATGCTGACGAAATATTTGAAGATGAAAATATAAAGATAGTAGTAGAATTAATGGGCGGAGTTGATCCTGCTAAAGAATATATGATAAGGGCTATGAAAAATAAAAAACATGTAGTAACAGCAAATAAACTTGCAGTTGCAACTTGTGGTTCTGAACTTTTAAAAACAGCACAAGAAGAAAACGTAAGATTATGTTATGAAGCAAGTGTTGCTGGGGGAATTCCAATAATACATGGATTAAGTGAAAGCTTAACAGCAAATAAAATTGAACAAATAGTGGGGATTATAAACGGAACAACAAATTACATATTAACAAAAATGCGCTTAGATAATATGGATTTTAAAGAAGCGCTAAAAGAAGCACAAGAAAAGGGTTATGCAGAAGCTGATCCAACATCAGATGTTGAAGGATATGATGCTGTTTATAAACTTGCTATATTAACTTATCTTGCATTTGGTAAAAAGGTAAATGTAGATTCAATATATAGAGAAGGAATTCAAAAGATAGAATCAGTAGACATAGATTATGCTAAGGAATTTGGATATGTGATAAAGCTTTTAGCAATAGTTAAGGATGTAAATGACACTTTAGAATTAAGAGTTCATCCAACAATGATTCCAGAGAGACATCCTCTTGCTAATGTAAATGATTCTTTCAATGCAATATTCTTAAAGGGAAATGCAGTTGGAGATTTAATGATGTACGGACGTGGAGCTGGAGATCTTCCAACAGGAAGTGCGGTTGTTGGTGATATAATTTCTGTACTAAGAAATGAAACAGATCCATTATTTAAACTATCAAAACATAAATTAGGAAACGTTAAAAAGGTAAGTAGTATGGAAGATACGGAATGTGAATATTACATAAGAATGACTGTAAATGATGAACCAGGAGTTTTAGGTAATATAGCAGGTATTCTTGGAAAACATGATGTAAGCTTACTTTCAGTAATACAAAAGGCCAAAGAAGAAGAATCTGTAAAGCTAGTGTTTATAACTCATAAAACATTAGAAGGCAATATAAATAAGTCAATGGAAGAAATGAAAAAGCTAAGTAGCGTTCAAAGTATAGAAAATATTATAAGAGTAGAAAAGTTACAATAA